Part of the Thauera sedimentorum genome, CCCGCCGCGCAGTCGCCGCCCTGCAACCCGAGGCCGGTGCGGATGACGATGCCGCGCTGCTCGCCCCCGGCCTGCCCGAACTCGGGGCTTTCCCTTTCCGCGCCTGGCGCGCCAGTCTGGAGCGCGCCTGGCGGGCGGCGACCCCGCGCCAGCTCGGCTACGCGCCGCACGGCGGCGAACCGGCCCTGCGCGCCGCGTTGGCCGAACACCTCACCACCCTGCGCGGCTTCGCGGTGCGTGCGGAGCAGGTGGTGATCACCGGCGGCACCCAGGCCGGGCTGGACTTGTGCGCCCGCCTGCTGGTCGACGCCGGCGACACCGCCTGGGTGGAGAACCCCGGCTATCCGGCGGCGCGTACCGCGCTCGGGTTGGCCGGTCTGGTCCTGCATGCGGTGGCGGTGGATGCGGAAGGGCTGGCCCCCGACGCGGCCGACTGGCAGACGCACGCCCCGCGCCTGATCCTGCTCACGCCCTCGCACCAGTACCCCACCGGGCGGGTCATGTCGCTCGCCCGCCGCCTCGCCGTGCTGGACGGCGCGCGTGCGGCCGGCGCATGGGTGGTCGAGGACGACTACGACAGCGAGTTCCGCCGCGGCAGCCCGGCCCTGCCCGCGCTCTACGGCCTGCAGCCCGATGCGCCGGTGGTCTACGCCGGCACCTTCAGCAAGACCCTCTATCCGGGGCTGCGCATCGGTTACCTGGTGGTGCCCGAAGCGCTCGCCGCCGACTTCGTGCGCGCCGCCGGGCAGGCCACCCGCCCGGGGCACGGCATCGAACAGGCCGCGCTCGCCGACTTCATCCGTCGCGGCCACTACACCGCCCACCTGCGCCGCATCCGCCGTCGCTACGAGCGCCGCCAGGCCGCGCTGCGCGACGCGCTGGCCCGCCTGCCCGGCCCGGAACTGGCGATCACCGGCGGCGAGGCCGGGCTGCATCTCACCCTGTGGCTGCCGCCCGACCTGCCCGACACCGCCATCGCCCGCCGCGCGGCCGCGCTCGGCCTGGGCGTGCGCCCGCTGTCGCGCTACGCCCTGCCGCCGATGGCCTGCAACGGGCTGGTGCTGGGCTACGGCAACCTGGACGAAGGCCAGGCGATGGAGGCGGTGCGGCGCCTGCGGTTGGCCATGAGGTGACTCCCGGCTGTCGAAACGCGGCGAACTCGGCGATATGGTAATGGCAGTTTTCGGGGTTGATCTGCTTCGTTCAGGGATACGACCGTTCGACCGTTGTTTTGCGTTAAGCTACACTACACACAAATGATCAAGAGCTTCCGGCACAAGGGTATCGAGGCCTTCTTCTGCAAGGGCTCGCGGGCGGGAATCCAGCCTCATCACGCGCCGCGGCTTGCCCGTCAGTTGCGCCAACTGGACTGCGCGCGAGGGGCGGAAGACATGAATCTGCCCGGCTGGCGTCTTCACCCTCTTGCGCATGACCTGAGCGGCCATTGGTCGGTGTGGGTGAATGGCAACTGGCGCCTCACCTTTGCATTCGATGGCGAGGATGCGGTGCTGGTGGACTACCGCGACTATCACTAGGAAATCGACATGGCACGCATGTTCAACCCCCCGCATCCCGGAGAGACGCTGCGCGAGGATGTGCTGCCGGCGCTCGGATTGACGGTCACCGAGGCGGCGCAGCAGCTCGGCGTGACGCGTACCGCGCTGTCGCGCGTGCTGCATGGGCACGCCGGCATCTCGCCGGAGATGGCGCGGCGTATCCAGGCCTGGCTCGGGGTGGATCGCGGCGGGCGTGCCGAAGTGTGGCTGAGGATGCAGATGGACTACGACCTGTGGATGGCGGAGCAGCGTCCCTTGCCCCCGGTCATGCGCGCGCCGGACCGTGCGACGGGCTGACGGCGCCGGCAGCGCTGCCGCCCGGCGGCCCGCTGCGGCCGCGTCCCCGCCGCTCTCCGCCTTGCGCGGCCTGTGGCCCTTCCTGCGTCCCTACCGCGCCCAGTTGCTGCTCGCCTTCGTGCTGCTCAGCGTGGCCTCGGCCACCATCCTGGTGGTGCCGCTGGCCTTTCGCGACCTCATCGACAGCGGCTTCGGCGATGGCGTGGCGAACGGCGCCGGCCTGCTCGGCGCGCACACCCTGGACGGCCACTTCATCGCACTTTTCGGCCTCGCGGGCTTCTGGGCGCTGACCGTGGCGGCGCGCTTCTACACCGTCTCCTGGGTGGGTGAGCGGGTCACCGCCGACCTGCGCAGCGCGGTGTATGCGCGGGTGCTGGGGCAGTCGCCGCAGTTCTTCGAGACCCTGCAGACCGGCGAGGTGCTGTCGCGCCTGTCGGGCGACACCACGCTGGTGCAGACGGTGGTCGGCAGCTCGCTGTCGATGGGTCTGCGCAGCCTGTTCCAGAGTGTGGGCGGGATGGTGATGCTGGCGCTCACCAGCTTCCAGCTCTTTGCGCTCAACCTCGGCCTGATGGTGCTGCTCACCCTGCCGATCCTGGCCATCGGGCGGCGCGTGCGGCGCCTGTCGCGCGAATCGCAGGACCGCATCGCGGACGCCTCAGCACTCGCCGGCGAGATCCTCAACGCCATGCCCACGGTGCAGGCCTTCACCCAGGAGGCGGCAGAGGCGCGGCGCTTCGCCGAGCGCAGCGAAACCGGCTTCCGCACCGCGATCCGCCGCACCCGCGTGCGCGCGCTGCTCACCGTGCTGGTGATCACGGCGGTGATGGGCAGCATCCTGTTCGTGCTCTGGGTGGGCGCCCAGCAGGTGCGCGCCGGCAGCCTGAGCGGCGGCGAGCTGGCCGCCTTCGTGCTGTATGCCGCGCTGGTGGCCGGCGGGGTGGGCACGCTGGCCGAGGTGTGGGGTGACATCATGCGTGCAGGCGGCGCCAGCGAGCGCCTGCTGGAGCTGCTCCACGCCGCGCCGGCGATCCGCGAGGCGGTTCGCCCGCAGGCGGCGGTCGCGGCGGACCAGGCGGCGCTGCGCTTCGAGGCGGTGAGCTTCGCCTACCCGGCGCGCCCCGCGCAGCGCGCGCTGGACGACATCGACCTGGACATCGCGCCCGGCGAGCGGGTGGCGCTGGTGGGGCCCTCGGGGGCGGGCAAGACCACGCTGTTCCAGCTCCTGCTGCGCTACTACGACGTGTCCGCCGGACGCATCCTGATCAACGGCCAGGACGTGCGCGAGCTGGCCCTGCACGAACTGCGCGGCGAGATCGCCATCGTGCCGCAGGACCCGGTGATCTTCTCCGCCAGCGCGCTGGAGAACATCCGCTACGGCCGCCCCGCAGCGAGCGACGAGGAGGTGTTCGCCGCGGCGCGCGCGGCGGCCGTCGACGAGTTCATCGCCCGCCTGCCGGAAGGCTACGGCACCTTCCTCGGCGAGCGCGGCACGCGGCTCTCCGGCGGGCAGCGCCAGCGCATCGCCATTGCGCGCGCCATCCTCAAGCGCGCCCGCCTGCTGCTGCTCGACGAAGCCACCAGCGCGCTCGACGCCGAGTCCGAGATCCTCGTGCAGCGCGGCCTCGCGGCGGCCATGCAGGGGCGCACCACGCTGATCATCGCCCACCGCCTGGCCACCGTGCAGCAGGTCGACCGCATCGTGGTGATGGAGCAGGGGCGCATCGTCGAGACCGGCACGTCCACCGACCTGCGCGCGCGCGGCGGCCTCTATGCGCGGCTCGCGGCGCTGCAGCTGTCGCCCTGAATCCCGGGTTCCGGGCGTCGCCCGTAGCGCTGCGCCAGCACCGCGCAGACCATCAGCTGGATCTGGTGGAACAGCATCAGCGGCAGGATGGCCGCGCCCACCGCGCCGCCGGCGAAGAGGATCTGCGCCATCGGCACGCCGGTGGCCATGCTCTTCTTGGAGCCGCAGAACACGATGGTGATCTCGTCCTCGAGCGGGAAGCCCAGCGCGCGGCTGATCGCGCGGGTCGCCCACAGCACCAGCGCGAGCAGGGCGCAGCACAGCACGGTGAGCAGGGCGAGGGCTTGCGGCGGCACGGTGTGCCACAGGCCGCCGATCACCGCGGCGCTGAAGGCGGTGTACACCACCAGCAGGATGGAGCCCTGGTCCACGTACTTCAGCCAGCGCTGATTGCCCTGCACCCAGCCGCCGATCACCGGGCGCAGCAAGTGCCCGGCGGCAAAGGGCAGCAGCAGCTGCACGCCGATCTTCAGTACCGCCTCGCCCAGCGGCACGCTGCCCGCCTGCGCGCCTATCATCAGGCCGACCAGCAAGGGGGTGAGCAGGATGCCGATCAGGCTGGAGGCCGAGGCGCTGCACACCGCCGCCGGGAGGTTCCCGCGCGCCATCGCGGTGAACGCGATCGCCGACTGCACCGTGCCCGGCAGCGCGCACAGGTAGAGCATGCCCACCCACAGCTCGCGCCCCAGCAGGGGCTGCAGCAGCGGCGTGAACGCCAGACCGATCAGCGGGAAGAGCACGAAGGTGCAGCCGAACACCAGCAGGTGCAGGCGCCAGTGCAGGGCGCCGGCGACGATGGCCTGGCGCGACAGGCGCGCGCCGTGCAGGAAGAACAGCAGCGCGATCGCCGCCCAGGTGAGGCGCTCGAAGGCGGTGGCCGCGGCGCCGGCGGCCGGCAGCACGCTGGCGAGCGCAACCACGCCGAGCAGCGCGAGGGTGAAGTTGTCGAAGAGGAGGCGCAGGCGGTGCATGGGATCGAAGGGTTCCGGGTTGCGAAAGTGGCTTGCCGCGCACCATAGCGGAGCCGGATACTTCCGGCTAACGGCAGAATGACTGCCGATATCGCCAACCGGACATGAACCCGCCCGTCGCCCGCCAGCTTGCCGCACTGCGCCGCCTGCCCCGCCCGCTCTACGGCCATGTGGAAGCCCTGCCCAACCAGGTGCTCGGCTTCCGCCACCGCCATCCGTGGATCCAGCTCTCCTACGCCAGCCGCGGCGTGGTCGACGTGCGCAGCGCGGCCGGCCGCTTCGTCGCCCCGCCGCAGCGCGCGGTGTGGATCCCTGCGGGCGTCGAGCACCGCGTGCGCTGCACCGCGGGCACCGAGGTGCGCAGCCTGTACATCGACCCCGCTGCCGCGCCATGGGGCGCGCCCGGCTGCCGGGTGGTCGCGGTGAGCGCCCTGCTGCGCGAGCTGATCCGTGCCTTCGGCGAGCTGCCGGTGGACTACGACGAGACCGGGCCGGGCGGGCGCCTCGCCGCGGTGCTGCTCGACCAGCTGGCCGGCGCGCCCGAGGCCGGCGTGGTGCTGCCGATGCCGCAGGACGCCCGCCTGCGCCGCATGTGCACGCGCCTGGAGGCGCAGCCCGATTCGCGCGAGGGCCTGCGTGAATGGAGCGTGCGCCTGGGCGTCTCCGAGCGCACCCTGGCCCGCCTGCTGCGCGCGCAGACCGGGCTCAGCTTCCGCCTGTGGCGCCAGCGCCTGCGCCTGCTGAGCGCGCTGCCCGCGCTCGAAGCCGGCGCGCGGGTCACCGACGCGGCGCTGGACTGCGGCTACGAATCGGTGTCGGCCTTCATCGCCGCCTTCCGCGAACAGTTCGGCGCCTCGCCCGGCGAGTTCTTCGCCGCCCGCGCCGCATCGTGAGGCATCAAGTGGCCGGGCGAAACGCCGCGCGTGTCCTACGATGAAGCAACGGAACGGACGGGGCCTGGAGGCCCGGGCGCATCATGGGCGAGTACACAAGCGGGCCGCTGCAGGCGGCCATCGATGCCATCTTCCGCGCCGAGGCACGGCGGGTGAAGGCCACGTTGATCCGCCTGCTGGGCGACTTCGATCTCGCCGAGGAGGCCGTGCAGGACGCCTTCCTCGCCGCGCTCGCGCAGTGGCCACGCGACGGCCTGCCGGCCAACCCGCGCGCCTGGCTGGTGTCGGCCGGGCGCTTCAAGGCCATAGACCGCTTGCGCCGGCGTGCGCGCTTCGACACCTCGCTCGCCGAACTGGCCTGGCGCCTGGAAGAGGGTGTGGATGAAGCGGAGGCCGCGACCACCGCCGAGGAGCCGGCCGACGACCGCCTGCGGCTGATCTTCGTGTGCTGCCACCCGGCGCTGCCGCGCGAGGCGCGTGTGGCGCTGACCCTGCGCGAGGTGTGCGGGCTGACCACCGAGGCCATCGCCGCGGCCTTCCTCACCGCCACGCCGACCGTGGCGCAGCGTATCGTGCGCGCCAAGAACCGCATCCGCGAGTTGCGCCTGCCCTACGCGGTGCCCGCGCGCGGGGACTTGCCGGAGCGCCTGGATGCGGTGCTGCAGGTCATCTACCTGGTGTTCAACGAAGGCTACTTCGCCTCCGCGGGCGATGCGCTGACCCGCGCCGAACTGTCCGCCGAGGCGATCCGCCTGGGCCGCCTGCTCGCCGAACTGCTGCCGGAGGCCGAAGTGCGCGGTCTGCTCGCGCTGATGCTGCTCACCGAGGCGCGCCGCCCGGCGCGCACCACGCCCGCGGGCGAACCGGTGCTGCTCGCCGAGCAGGACCGCAGGCGCTGGGACGCCGCCTCGATCGCCGAAGGCTGCCGGCTGGTCGAGGACGTGTTGCGCGGCGGACGCTTCGGCCCCTACACGCTGCAGGCGGCGATCGCCGCGGTGCATGCCGAGGCGGCCTGCGCGGCCGACACCGACTGGGCGCAGATCGTCGGCCTGTACGACGCCCTGCTGCGTCTGGCGCCCTCGCCGGTGGTGGAGTTGAACCGCGCGGTGGCGGTGGCCATGCGCGACGGCGCGGGCGCTGGCCTGGCGCTGGTCGATGCGCTGCTGGCGCGCGGCGAACTGGGCGCCTACGGCCCGGCGCATTCGGCGCGCGCCGAACTGTGCCGCCGGCTCGGGCGTACCGACGAGGCCTGCGCGGCCTACCACCGTGCGTTGAACCTGTCGCGCCAGCAGCCCGAGCGCCGTTTCCTCGCCCGCCGCCTGCGGGTGCTGGAGGGCAGCGAGCCGCCGGACGGAGACTGAGGACGTCGTGCGCGGCGCAGTGTCGAAATCGCGACCGCGCCGACGACCATGGGTGTCAGCCACCCCACCCGGAGGATTCCATGAAGTATCTCTGCCTCGTCTATGCCGACGAAAGCCTGCTGCACAGCCAGCCCGACAGTCCGCAGGACGCCGAATGCCAGTCCTACGCCGAGAGCGTGGCGGAGAGCGGCCACATGCTGGCTGCCGAGGCCCTGCAGCCGGTGCGCACGGCCGCCACGGTGCGCATGCGGGCGGGCCGCCTGACGGTGACCGACGGCCCGTTTGCCGAAACCAAGGAGCAGCTCACCGGCTTCTACCTGATCGACGCACGCGACCTCAACGAGGCGATCCAGCTCGCAGGTCACATCCCCGCCGCGCGCGTCGGCTGCGTCGAGGTGCGTCCGGTGCGCACCCTGCAGCCTTGAATCGTGGAGGAGTCACGACATGAACCCCAATTCTTCCGTCCCCGACGAGCGCAGCGCCATCGAGGCGCTGCTGAAGCGCTGGGTGCAGGCCGCCTGCGCCTCCGATCTCGATGCGGTGATGGCCTGCTACACCGACGATCTGGTCGCCTACGACGCGGTGCTGCAACTGCAGTTCCGTGGTGCCGCGGCCTACCGCGCGCACTGGCAGCGCTGCATGGAGATGTGCCCGGGCGGCACCCTGTTCGAGATGGCCGAACCGGCCATCGTCGCCGACGGCGGCACGCTGGCCTTCGCCCACTACCTGCTGCGCTGCGGCGGGCCGGACGAGCACGGCGAACTGAAGACCTCGTGGCTGCGCGGCACCGTCGGCCTGCGCCGCGGCGCCGATGGCTGGCGCATCGCCCATGAGCACATCTCGGTGCCGTTCGACATGCAGAGCGGCAAGGCCCTGTTCGACCTGACCCCCTGAGGAGGACGCCCGATGCGAGTCGAACCCTATCTGTTCTTCGACGGCCGCTGCGAGGAGGCGCTGGCCTTCTACCGCAGCGCGCTCGGTGCGGAGATCCTCGCCTTGATGCGCTACAAGGAGTCGCCCGATCCGCAGACGATTCCGCCCGGCAGCGCGGAGAAGGTGATGCACGCCAACCTGCGCATCGGCGACACCATGCTGATGGCCTCGGACGGCATGTGCGGCGGCGCGCCGCGCTTCAACGGCTTCTCTATGACGCTGAACGCCGTGGACGACGCGGAAGCCGCACGCCTGTTCGGCGCGCTGGCCGATGGCGGGCAGGTGCAGATGCCGCTGGGCAAGACCTTCTTCGCCTCCAGCTTCGGCATGGTGGCCGACCGCTACGGCGTGTCGTGGATGGTGATCGCCGGCGCGCAGTGAGGCGGCTGCGGCCGGCGTGGCAGACTTACTCGGGCATGCTCAGGCGGCCAGCGTGCGGTCGCCGCTGCCGAGCGCCAGGTCGAGGCGGTTCACCCCGCTGACGATGGCGCGGATCGACGCCGTGACGATGTTGCCGTCCAGCCCCACGCCGTAGCAGTCGCCGCGGCCTTCCGCAGTGAGCTCCAGGAAGGCGCAGGCGCGCGCCTCGCCGGCGTCGTGGCTGGGGGCGAGCGAGCGCTCCTCGTAGCTGCGCACGGTGACGTGGATGCCGGCGCCCTGCAGCGCGTGCACCGCGGCGTCGATCGGCCCGTTGCCTTCGCCCACCAGCAGGTGGCGGGTGCCGGCGATCTCCACCACCAGGCGGATGCCCTGGGCCGTGCCGTGCTCGAAGAGGTGGTGCTCGACGTAGCGCACCGGCTCCACGCTATCCAGGTAGGTGGCGCTGAACAGATCCCAGATCGCCGCCGCGCTCATCTCGGCGCCAGTGGCGTCGGTGACCTTCTGCACCTCGCGCGAGAACTCCACCTGCAGGCGGCGCGGCATGACGATGCCGTACTCTGTCTCCAGCAGGTAGGCGATGCCGCCCTTGCCGGACTGGCTGTTCACGCGGATCACCGAGTCGTAGCTGCGGCCGACGTCGGCCGGGTCGATCGGCAGATAGGGTACGTTCCACGGGGCGCCGGCCTTTTGAGCGGCGAAACCCTTCTTGATGGCGTCCTGGTGGGAGCCGGAGAAGGCCGTGAACACGAGATCCCCCACATAGGGGTGGCGTGGGTGGATGGGCAACTGGTTGCAGTGCTCGACGGTGCGCGCCACCGCGTTGATGTCGGAGAAATCGAGCCCGGGGTGGATGCCCTGGGTGTAGAGATTGAGCGCCAGCGTCACGATGTCCACGTTGCCGGTGCGCTCGCCGTTGCCGAACAAACAGCCTTCCACGCGGTCGGCGCCGGCCATCATGCCGAGCTCGGCGGCGGCCACGCCGGTGCCGCGGTCGTTGTGCGGGTGGAGCGAGAGCACCACGCTGTCGCGCCGCGCGAGATTGCGGTGCATCCACTCGACCTGGTCGGCATAGACGTTGGGGGTGGCGACTTCCACCGTGGCCGGCAGGTTGAGGATGACCTTGTTGTCCGGCGTGGCGCCCCATTCGGCGGTCACCGCGTCGCACACTTCCTTGGCGAACTCGAGCTCGGTGGCCGAGAAGGTTTCGGGGCTGTATTCGAGGGCGATCTCGGTGCCGCACTCGGCTTTCATCTCGGCAGCGATCTGCTTGATCAGGCGCACCGCGGACACCGCGAGCGCCACCACCTGCGGCTTGTCCATGTTGAACACCACCTCGCGGAAGGTCGGCGAGGTGGCGTTATAGACGTGCACGATGGCCCGGCGCGCGCCGCGTACCGATTCCATGGTGCGGCGGATGAGGTCCTCGCGCGCCTGGGTGAGCACCTGGATGGTGACGTCCTCGGGGACGTGGCCGCCTTCGATGAGCTGGCGAACGAAGTCGAAGTCGGTCTGCGAGGCGGACGGGAAGCCGACCTCGATCTCCTTGAAGCCGATCCCGCACACCGTGCGGAACATGCGCATCTTGCGCTCCACGTTCATCGGCTCGAACAGCGCCTGGTTGCCGTCGCGCAGGTCGGTGCTCATCCACACCGGCGGACGCTCGATGAGCTTGTTCGGCCACTGGCGGTCGGCGAGTGCGATGGCGGGGAAGGGGCGGTACTTGGCGGACGGGTCGGACAACATCATGGCGGCGCTCCGGGGATTTCGTGCTGAATCTGCGATGGAGAAATCTTAGGCGAGTCCGCGTGGCGGAAGATTGCGTTGTTGCGTTGCGATACGACCATTTGCGGCAGAATCTTGCAGTATTGACTCTATAATCGAAATCCACTGCATTCCGGTGATTCGAATGGCCAACAAGCTGCAACTCGACCGCTACGACCGCCAGATCCTCGACCTGCTGCAACAGGACGGGCGGATCAGCAACCAGGACCTGGCCGAGCGCGTCGCGCTGTCGCCCTCGTCCTGCCTGCGCCGGGTACGCGCGCTGGAGGAGTCCGGGCTGATCACCGGCTACCGGGCGCTGCTCGATGCCAAGAAGCTGGGGCTCACCCTGATGGCGCTGATCCACATCTCCATGGACCGCCACACCCCCGAGCGCTTCGACCACTTCGAGGCCGAGGTGGCGAGCATCCCCGAGGTGCTCGAATGCCTGCTGATCACCGGGCAGGATGCCGACTACCAGATCAAGGTGGTGGTCGCCGACATGGATGCCTACCAGGAGCTGCTGCTCCAGCGCATCACCCGCATCCCCGGGGTCACCGGCGTGCATTCCAGCTTCGTGCTGCGCCGCGTGCTCGACCACACCGCGCTGCCGGTAGGGCACACCTAGCGGCCCCTGTAGGAGCGGCCTTGGCCGCGATGCGGCGGTGGTTTCCCGAAGGCCGAATCGCGGCCAAGGCCGCTCCCACTGGTCGCCCCCGCGCCGTGCTATGTTCCCCGCCATGCAAGGCGTGCCCCAGACCTTCGACGACGCGCGCGACGCCGCGCGCTTCTTCCGCCCCGCGCACCGCCCGGGGGTGGAGTGCTACCGCGCGCACATCGTGCGCCACGCCTTCGAGCCGCACAGCCATGACGCCTTCGGCCTGGGGGCGGTCGAAACCGGCGCCGAGCGCTTCCGCTACCGCGGCGCCGAGCTGCTCGCGCCCGCCGGCTCGCTGGTGCAGATGAATCCCGACGAACTGCACACCGGCCGTGCCGAAACCGCCGGCGGTTGGCGCTACCGCATGCTCTACATCGATGCGGAGGTGGTCGAAGGCATCAGCGGCGAGCGCGGCTGGTGCTTCCGCGACGCGGTGCGCGAGGATGCGGCCGCCGCGCGGCGCGTCACCGCGCTGCTCGACGCGCTGTGGATGGCGCGCGAGCCGCTGGCCTTCGACAGCCTGCTCGCCGAACTGCTGGCGGTCTTTCGCCCGCAGGCCAGCATCGGACGCACTGCGCGTGACGGCGCCGCGCCGCGTTTTGCGCCGGTGCTCGATTACCTGCGCGCGCAACTGGGCGAGCGCATCACGCTGGACGAACTGGCGGCGCTCGCCGGCCTGAGCCCGTGGCACTTCCTGCGCAGCTTCCGCGCGCACTACCACGTCACCCCGCAGCAGATGCTGATGGCGCTGCGCCTGGCGGAAGCCAAGCGCCAGCTCGCCGCCGGCACGCCGCCTGCCGAGGTGGCTGCGGCCACTGGTCTGACCGACCAGGCCCACCTGACCCGCGCCTTCGCGCGGCGCTACGGGGTGACCCCGGCGCGCTACCAGCGCCAATTGCGCGACTGTTGAGGCAGCAGCTTTCGTGTAGGAGCGGCCTTGGCCGCGATGCGGCGCTCGTTTTTCCGCAGGCCGCAATCGCGGGCAAGCCCGCTCCTATAGCCAGTGGCGCAATCCGGTACAAGACGGCGGACCGTGGCGCTGCCACACTGCCTGCATCATGTGGATCGGAACCCTCTACGCACTCGCGGCCGGGCTGATGTGGGGCCTGGTGTTCGTCGGCCCGCTGCTGCTGCCCGAGTATCCCGGCGCGCTGCAGTCGGTGGGGCGCTACCTCGCCTTCGGCCTGATCGCCCTGCCGCTCGCCTGGGCGGACCGCCGCGCGCTGGCGCGGCTCACCCGCGCAGACTGGCTGGAGGCGCTCAAGCTCGCCGCAATCGGTAACCTGCTTTACTACCTGTGCCTCTCGAGCGCCATCCAGCGCGCCGGCGGTCCCCTGCCGACGATGATCATCGGCACCCTGCCGGTGGTCATCGCGGTGTGCGCCAACCTGCGCAACGGCGCGCGCGACGGCCGCCTGCCGTGGGCGCGCCTCGCACTGCCGCTGGCGCTGATCGCGGCCGGCATCGCCTGCGTGAATCAGGTCGAGCTCGCTGCCCTGCGGGCCGATGAGGCGGCGGACCCGGCGCGCTACGCTTTCGGTGCGCTGCTGGCGGTGGGCGCCCTGGTGTGCTGGACCTGGTATCCGCTGCGCAACGCCGACTGGCTGCGCGCCCACCCGGACCGCAGCCCGCGTGCCTGGGCCACCGCGCAGGGCGTGGCCACGCTGCCGCTGGCGCTCGCCGGCTATGCGCTGCTGTGGGGCGGCATGGCCTTGGGCGGCGCCGAGCTCCCCATGCCTTTCGGCCCCCGGCCGGCCTTCTTCATCGGCCTGATGTTCGCCATCGGCCTGCTTGCCTCCTGGCTCGGCACCTTGTGCTGGAACCAGGCCAGCCAGCGCCTGCCCACCGCGCTCGCCGGCCAGCTGATCGTCTTCGAGACGCTGGCCGCGCTGGCCTATGCCTTCATGCTGCGCGCCGCCTGGCCGGCGCCGCTGACCCTGGCCGGTATCGCGCTGCTGATCGTCGGCGTGATCGCCGCGCTGCGCGTCAGGCCGGTCGTCGTGCCGGTCGCGCGCCCGGCACCGGCCGATCCGCAGCACTGAGTTGCGGTCGGCGGCGATTGTCGGCCCCGCTCCATGCCGGGCCCGTCTTGTCGCGTTCGTCACCGCACAAACCGGCAGGCGTGCGCCGGTTCGTCAGTGCCTGTGAGGCTCTGGGCGCACTGACGGCCGTGGCATGCCGCGTGCTTTCCCTCCATTTTGAGTGCGGCCGCATCGGCTGCGCCGAAGCGCGAGGCGACCCATGGAACAGATCGGCATCTTCTTCGGCACCGATTCAGGCACCACCCGTTTGATTGCCAAGAAAATCGCCAAGCTGCTCGGCGAAACGGCGGCCAAGCCGGTGAATGTGAACCGCTGTACGGCGGACGACCTGTTGAAGTACGACGCGCTGATCCTCGGCACGCCGTCCTACGGTATCGACGAGTTGCCCGGGCTGAATACCCGTATCGCGGAACCGAGCTGGCACGAGTTCATGCCGCAACTGGCCGGGCGTTCGCTCGCCGGCAAGCGCATCGCGCTGTTCGGCCTGGGTGACCAGGAGAAATACCCGGACCGCTTCGCCCATTCGCTGATCCACCTCTATCGCTGGGCGGTCGACGGCGGTGCCGAGGTGGTCGGCCAGTGGCCGCTGGCGGGTTACCAGTTCGAGCACAGCCCGGCGGTGGTCGATGGCCGCTTCGTCGGCCTCGTCATCGACCAGCGCTCGCAAAGCCGGCTCACCGACCAACGCCTGCAGGACTGGGTCGCACAGGTCGGCCCCGTGCTGCGGGAAAAACTGCATACGGAGATTGCTTGATGAGCGACACGACCGTCCGCTACTTCAATACCTACAGCGGGGTGAAGCTGCCCTTCCGCCTGACCGCCGAACTCGGCGAGGCCGAGATCAACAACCGCAACACCTATTTTCGCGGCCACTTCGACGCCGCCGGTACGCTGCTGGCGTTCGAGAAGCTGGTCTATGGCGAGGTCGAGCTGGCCCACCGCTACACATACGCGGCGGACGGCGCGCTGCTGTCCGCTGAGATCACCGACGCGGACGGCGAGGTGAGCGTGGTCGAGGCCCGCTGAGCGCC contains:
- a CDS encoding DMT family transporter, with translation MWIGTLYALAAGLMWGLVFVGPLLLPEYPGALQSVGRYLAFGLIALPLAWADRRALARLTRADWLEALKLAAIGNLLYYLCLSSAIQRAGGPLPTMIIGTLPVVIAVCANLRNGARDGRLPWARLALPLALIAAGIACVNQVELAALRADEAADPARYAFGALLAVGALVCWTWYPLRNADWLRAHPDRSPRAWATAQGVATLPLALAGYALLWGGMALGGAELPMPFGPRPAFFIGLMFAIGLLASWLGTLCWNQASQRLPTALAGQLIVFETLAALAYAFMLRAAWPAPLTLAGIALLIVGVIAALRVRPVVVPVARPAPADPQH
- a CDS encoding flavodoxin; translation: MEQIGIFFGTDSGTTRLIAKKIAKLLGETAAKPVNVNRCTADDLLKYDALILGTPSYGIDELPGLNTRIAEPSWHEFMPQLAGRSLAGKRIALFGLGDQEKYPDRFAHSLIHLYRWAVDGGAEVVGQWPLAGYQFEHSPAVVDGRFVGLVIDQRSQSRLTDQRLQDWVAQVGPVLREKLHTEIA
- a CDS encoding DUF6156 family protein; translation: MSDTTVRYFNTYSGVKLPFRLTAELGEAEINNRNTYFRGHFDAAGTLLAFEKLVYGEVELAHRYTYAADGALLSAEITDADGEVSVVEAR